In the Topomyia yanbarensis strain Yona2022 chromosome 3, ASM3024719v1, whole genome shotgun sequence genome, one interval contains:
- the LOC131692410 gene encoding uncharacterized protein LOC131692410 isoform X3, translating to MAPSAGKNPPGGTQIGPPDVNEMTLGWTSNIKQENQRPPVFNPEDYVISLKKYGRRGTNGNFKSIYDTSFVEEPKADKQQQLIDTNRSHTLPHKNSEYRSPIPAPPEMDSEMTLRQFGSVTDLLTKLRADLRASFPSFVQEFVSSPLDGVSLLLEVLRAVQLSQSAPMSGTTTMPAPGAMPRTNQSYQRRALLDELACLQCLSICCTRSPEAGARLGTTAIGLLPLAAAATGTGIRSRIVALQLLTIACDKSALGDGTQRSQQQGHTAVSEALSTLRLRCAEPVRFRLLVGMLNSGGGSGELQAVGMKFVNTFLESAESVQVRLYLQAELFQAGLDPAQMCKVISSTSPWLERLRIEVKRWEAIRIDIEQLQNQARSAEQVRSRLVILERRVQILHEEKTVLTTMERRLQERCAELQREVLRLKGNQSHDASNSSSLEKRPVALPRQVPPQPKRNTSENDDEGISSSETGQSSTPEPPRVFPTKDGSTSNSHKFSISLNQDSAAPTNDINNNDDDTNATIEDVIEELQNIVNDAEREISDQNEVLYHQMQDLANKTLYSLEINTENEIVPVNLLPHPPRKSRSLAHLISTPSDGDGSGYDLLLANNDAKINFFDDETPEKEQNKSFVGSGFYNEEAAPDPVRPDVIHTAAESQVLHRSRAPTKDSNRAILNVIMDARDKECRTRAQSLERETPQPLPAQQFNGVFFMTDMNSAGKYPKPDITAALEAKKVTKNLDRLGAYGVDSMIDIVMTGEQRAINKANGFQKTRVNLQHSNGSGVANGATGNGKNSAGNNNFKLRSQMHYPGNGSLLRETSRSQTNLGSKVTDLPSGLY from the exons caAGAAAACCAACGTCCACCCGTGTTCAATCCAGAGGACTACGTAATCTCATTGAAAAAATACGGACGTCGAGGAACAAATGGCAACTTCAAATCCATCTACGATACTTCCTTTGTTGAGGAACCGAAGGCAGACAAACAACAGCAGCTTATCGATACTAATCGATCCCACACCTTGCCACACAAAAACTCTGAATATCG GTCGCCAATTCCAGCCCCACCGGAGATGGACAGCGAGATGACTTTACGTCAGTTTGGCTCAGTAACCGACCTGCTGACCAAATTAAGGGCAGACTTGCGAGCCTCCTTTCCGAG CTTCGTCCAAGAGTTTGTCTCCAGTCCGCTTGATGGGGTAAGTCTACTGCTGGAAGTGCTGCGTGCCGTCCAACTTAGCCAGAGTGCGCCGATGAGTGGTACCACGACGATGCCGGCCCCAGGTGCTATGCCACGGACCAATCAATCCTACCAACGGAGAGCCCTACTGGATGAACTGGCGTGCCT GCAATGTCTAAGCATCTGCTGTACCAGAAGCCCGGAAGCCGGTGCTCGGCTTGGCACTACAGCGATAGGATTACTGCCGTTAGCAGCAGCCGCCACGGGAACCGGGATCCGGTCACGGATCGTAGCCCTGCAGCTACTGACAATTGCTTGCGACAAATCTGCACTAGGTGACGGAACACAGCGTAGCCAGCAGCAAGGTCATACCGCTGTTTCGGAAGCTTTATCCACCCTTCGTCTCAGATGTGCGGAGCCGGTTCGATTTAGGCTTCTTGTTGGAATGCTGAACAGTGGTGGGGGATCGGGCGAACTGCAGGCAGTGGGTATGAAGTTTGTCAACACGTTTTTGGAGAGTGCTGAAAGTGTTCAGGTTCGACTATATCTGCAAGCGGAACTCTTCCAGGCGGGACTGGACCCGGCTCAAATGTGCAAAGTAATTTCATCCACTTCTCCTTGGTTAGAACGCCTTCGAATTGAAGTTAAACGTTGGGAAGCTATACGAATAGATATAGAACAACTGCAGAATCAAGCACGTTCTGCAGAACAAGTTCGCAGCCGTTTGGTCATCCTTGAACGTCGAGTACAAATTTTACACGAAGAGAAAACTGTTCTAACGACAATGGAGAGAAGACTGCAGGAGCGCTGTGCTGAACTGCAGCGAGAGGTACTCCGACTCAAAGGTAATCAGAGCCATGATGCTTCTAATAGCTCTAGTTTGGAAAAGCGGCCGGTTGCCTTACCTAGGCAGGTCCCACCTCAGCCCAAGAGAAACACGTCGGAAAATGATGATGAAGGTATCAGCAGCTCTGAAACTGGACAGTCATCAACACCCGAACCTCCGCGAGTATTCCCTACCAAGGATGGATCAACCTCAAATTCGCATAAATTTAGTATCTCATTGAACCAAGACAGTGCAGCCCCAACCAACGACATAAACAATAACGATGATGACACAAATGCCACCATTGAGGATGTCATTGAAGAATTACAGAATATCGTAAACGATGCGGAGCGAGAGATATCCGATCAAAATGAAGTTCTGTACCATCAGATGCAAGATTTAGCCAACAAAACTTTGTACAGCTTGGAAATAAACACTGAGAATGAAATAGTACCTGTAAATCTGCTACCTCATCCACCACGCAAATCCCGTTCTTTAGCGCACCTCATCTCCACCCCTTCGGATGGGGATGGTTCCGGATATGACCTGCTGTTGGCCAACAACGAcgccaaaatcaatttttttgatgaCGAAACCCCagaaaaagaacaaaataaatCATTCGTCGGCAGTGGTTTTTACAACGAGGAAGCAGCACCTGATCCGGTCCGTCCAGATGTTATTCATACGGCTGCCGAGTCTCAGGTTTTGCACAGAAGTCGTGCACCAACCAAAGATTCCAATCGAGCCATACTGAACGTGATCATGGATGCCAGAGACAAGGAATGTCGAACTCGGGCGCAGTCTTTGGAACGTGAGACTCCGCAACCACTTCCTGCGCAGCAGTTCAACGGCGTGTTTTTCATGACCGATATGAATAGTGCCGGAAAATATCCGAAGCCAGACATCACGGCAGCGCTGGAAGCGAAAAAAGTCACCAAGAACCTGGATCGCTTGGGGGCTTACGGGGTGGATTCAATGATCGACATAGTTATGACTGGCGAGCAGAGAGCGATAAATAAGGCCAATGGGTTTCAAAAAACTCGTGTAAATCTTCAACATTCAAACGGAAGTGGTGTCGCCAACGGTGCTACGGGTAATGGTAAAAATAGCGCTGGGAACAACAATTTCAAGCTGCGATCGCAGATGCATTACCCGGGAAATGGCTCTCTACTCAGGGAAACCAGTCGTAGCCAGACAAACCTAGGCTCTAAGGTGACCGATCTGCCGTCAGGGTTGTATTAA
- the LOC131692410 gene encoding uncharacterized protein LOC131692410 isoform X2, whose translation MDLLKNTNYCKEMSGEFVSVSRAAIKRVDISYCSYQMAPSAGKNPPGGTQIGPPDVNEMTLGWTSNIKQENQRPPVFNPEDYVISLKKYGRRGTNGNFKSIYDTSFVEEPKADKQQQLIDTNRSHTLPHKNSEYRSPIPAPPEMDSEMTLRQFGSVTDLLTKLRADLRASFPSFVQEFVSSPLDGVSLLLEVLRAVQLSQSAPMSGTTTMPAPGAMPRTNQSYQRRALLDELACLQCLSICCTRSPEAGARLGTTAIGLLPLAAAATGTGIRSRIVALQLLTIACDKSALGDGTQRSQQQGHTAVSEALSTLRLRCAEPVRFRLLVGMLNSGGGSGELQAVGMKFVNTFLESAESVQVRLYLQAELFQAGLDPAQMCKVISSTSPWLERLRIEVKRWEAIRIDIEQLQNQARSAEQVRSRLVILERRVQILHEEKTVLTTMERRLQERCAELQREVLRLKGNQSHDASNSSSLEKRPVALPRQVPPQPKRNTSENDDEGISSSETGQSSTPEPPRVFPTKDGSTSNSHKFSISLNQDSAAPTNDINNNDDDTNATIEDVIEELQNIVNDAEREISDQNEVLYHQMQDLANKTLYSLEINTENEIVPVNLLPHPPRKSRSLAHLISTPSDGDGSGYDLLLANNDAKINFFDDETPEKEQNKSFVGSGFYNEEAAPDPVRPDVIHTAAESQVLHRSRAPTKDSNRAILNVIMDARDKECRTRAQSLERETPQPLPAQQFNGVFFMTDMNSAGKYPKPDITAALEAKKVTKNLDRLGAYGVDSMIDIVMTGEQRAINKANGFQKTRVNLQHSNGSGVANGATGNGKNSAGNNNFKLRSQMHYPGNGSLLRETSRSQTNLGSKVTDLPSGLY comes from the exons caAGAAAACCAACGTCCACCCGTGTTCAATCCAGAGGACTACGTAATCTCATTGAAAAAATACGGACGTCGAGGAACAAATGGCAACTTCAAATCCATCTACGATACTTCCTTTGTTGAGGAACCGAAGGCAGACAAACAACAGCAGCTTATCGATACTAATCGATCCCACACCTTGCCACACAAAAACTCTGAATATCG GTCGCCAATTCCAGCCCCACCGGAGATGGACAGCGAGATGACTTTACGTCAGTTTGGCTCAGTAACCGACCTGCTGACCAAATTAAGGGCAGACTTGCGAGCCTCCTTTCCGAG CTTCGTCCAAGAGTTTGTCTCCAGTCCGCTTGATGGGGTAAGTCTACTGCTGGAAGTGCTGCGTGCCGTCCAACTTAGCCAGAGTGCGCCGATGAGTGGTACCACGACGATGCCGGCCCCAGGTGCTATGCCACGGACCAATCAATCCTACCAACGGAGAGCCCTACTGGATGAACTGGCGTGCCT GCAATGTCTAAGCATCTGCTGTACCAGAAGCCCGGAAGCCGGTGCTCGGCTTGGCACTACAGCGATAGGATTACTGCCGTTAGCAGCAGCCGCCACGGGAACCGGGATCCGGTCACGGATCGTAGCCCTGCAGCTACTGACAATTGCTTGCGACAAATCTGCACTAGGTGACGGAACACAGCGTAGCCAGCAGCAAGGTCATACCGCTGTTTCGGAAGCTTTATCCACCCTTCGTCTCAGATGTGCGGAGCCGGTTCGATTTAGGCTTCTTGTTGGAATGCTGAACAGTGGTGGGGGATCGGGCGAACTGCAGGCAGTGGGTATGAAGTTTGTCAACACGTTTTTGGAGAGTGCTGAAAGTGTTCAGGTTCGACTATATCTGCAAGCGGAACTCTTCCAGGCGGGACTGGACCCGGCTCAAATGTGCAAAGTAATTTCATCCACTTCTCCTTGGTTAGAACGCCTTCGAATTGAAGTTAAACGTTGGGAAGCTATACGAATAGATATAGAACAACTGCAGAATCAAGCACGTTCTGCAGAACAAGTTCGCAGCCGTTTGGTCATCCTTGAACGTCGAGTACAAATTTTACACGAAGAGAAAACTGTTCTAACGACAATGGAGAGAAGACTGCAGGAGCGCTGTGCTGAACTGCAGCGAGAGGTACTCCGACTCAAAGGTAATCAGAGCCATGATGCTTCTAATAGCTCTAGTTTGGAAAAGCGGCCGGTTGCCTTACCTAGGCAGGTCCCACCTCAGCCCAAGAGAAACACGTCGGAAAATGATGATGAAGGTATCAGCAGCTCTGAAACTGGACAGTCATCAACACCCGAACCTCCGCGAGTATTCCCTACCAAGGATGGATCAACCTCAAATTCGCATAAATTTAGTATCTCATTGAACCAAGACAGTGCAGCCCCAACCAACGACATAAACAATAACGATGATGACACAAATGCCACCATTGAGGATGTCATTGAAGAATTACAGAATATCGTAAACGATGCGGAGCGAGAGATATCCGATCAAAATGAAGTTCTGTACCATCAGATGCAAGATTTAGCCAACAAAACTTTGTACAGCTTGGAAATAAACACTGAGAATGAAATAGTACCTGTAAATCTGCTACCTCATCCACCACGCAAATCCCGTTCTTTAGCGCACCTCATCTCCACCCCTTCGGATGGGGATGGTTCCGGATATGACCTGCTGTTGGCCAACAACGAcgccaaaatcaatttttttgatgaCGAAACCCCagaaaaagaacaaaataaatCATTCGTCGGCAGTGGTTTTTACAACGAGGAAGCAGCACCTGATCCGGTCCGTCCAGATGTTATTCATACGGCTGCCGAGTCTCAGGTTTTGCACAGAAGTCGTGCACCAACCAAAGATTCCAATCGAGCCATACTGAACGTGATCATGGATGCCAGAGACAAGGAATGTCGAACTCGGGCGCAGTCTTTGGAACGTGAGACTCCGCAACCACTTCCTGCGCAGCAGTTCAACGGCGTGTTTTTCATGACCGATATGAATAGTGCCGGAAAATATCCGAAGCCAGACATCACGGCAGCGCTGGAAGCGAAAAAAGTCACCAAGAACCTGGATCGCTTGGGGGCTTACGGGGTGGATTCAATGATCGACATAGTTATGACTGGCGAGCAGAGAGCGATAAATAAGGCCAATGGGTTTCAAAAAACTCGTGTAAATCTTCAACATTCAAACGGAAGTGGTGTCGCCAACGGTGCTACGGGTAATGGTAAAAATAGCGCTGGGAACAACAATTTCAAGCTGCGATCGCAGATGCATTACCCGGGAAATGGCTCTCTACTCAGGGAAACCAGTCGTAGCCAGACAAACCTAGGCTCTAAGGTGACCGATCTGCCGTCAGGGTTGTATTAA